One window of the Salminus brasiliensis chromosome 1, fSalBra1.hap2, whole genome shotgun sequence genome contains the following:
- the fndc1 gene encoding fibronectin type III domain-containing protein 1 isoform X2 has translation MGPAAARALLSLLLTLCALSPPLTAFKPLRPRNVKLMSVDKGLKLTWEPPNELDGRPVDRYNIGYGKSMKSLRFITVDKDRRSVVLEDVEPGVLHFLKISAENEEGLSKPVYRAETPGGGEWVKLDGFAVESSVNSSSPGRRMSEISTQTNQRPAVQQRAPQSSSGHEAPNRGGYLPIRPQSKHRLDLSQPQADQRNKPKLASESVYVVSLQAQNGLRRIPQGNKAAITKIHPEPEEVEDAKDVTVRVLSPQSVVITWVDPLVEKRKSIPEGSRHYTVRYREKGESARWEYKETTQRRMIIESLSADGMYEFAIRISQGEQQGKWTASVFQRTPEAVPSGPPENFQVKPLRGKGTAVTATWDQPEEPNGKIREYILSYAPAMRPFGAKSVTYQGTTNSATIDGLIPGDRYIFKIRAVNRKGQGPQSKAFSVAMPGTGTSVSRPLTHSRPTHANVEKIEEPDTQTTTAPPTTKKTRPLSQTRSYHSIFSMRSSVRNSGSSSRTSSRLPQSGSIKKELDEEETKTETPKKDGHRNEAVEDTQPEITNNVPSKTEEEKNKQFSPEAKESSSVVKTPQTPPPKTPPSDSLSKKTDHHPHRQSFNSRIRRPLLGNRIGVTEHKSSSPSPQEPRSGTDKESSSSSSSTSSTDFSSSSSSSTSLSASLPSTTSHGSNTGSGSTRGQRHQIGQQKPGSPSSTSTSQSTTATGSRTSGKSDTHSINSQDTKEGKETSHQNKAVETKNKESSPSPSPYQPVQRSTTNSFSHTENTPQEMENTNNEDKHEVQPSSRTNVGRGAFQMNRHFRKTGSRRQEVRTASSVGAGSPVLGGIPTHSSVSGAQDSSPKKKSPPTTNPSKHGVDLTPAKPTVIARQRVLTSEPTTSNDPIHNEHSKTSNDHEDDYLNKETSNKNAALDVKEIQHPLQTSKDRSQPAATVPRRTVLSSNVNARFPVVGPQVSGRLGTPAKNNSSSSSSSTSLSSSASQTAPARNPVVGSRLRYTSRSKPISQGKIPLSSFKPKGKNGRPNHTFTNGKMSSTSHDNTKASGIKYITGPDGTRLVVDLDKKVLMNEDGKVLQDSMGRPRKVVLGEDGKTVFDEQGTPLVNQEGVALFGHGRDGRPVVNPKEKYLTVGGKPVVGLDRPKPSTTTATTTTTTTTTTATTTTPTTTTTPEPTTTEMTTLEPTTTEAFPTCPPGTFSRLDKDGFPIMDNDGILDCYSDEAGSGIGLDSMVTITMAPSDAFAIEEDEFWMETTVFPSTTELPTTTTTTTTTTTTTTTQPPTPETRQLNNTPSSEFDVTGKKRFTAPYVNYIQKDPGAPCSLTEALEYLQVDVLADLIEKDNIVAKQKQPPKHKPHNITVVAMEGCHSFVILDWARPLKDDMVSGYMVHSASYDDVLNNRWSSRLSSGTHLPVENLKPNSRYYFRVQAKNIFGLGPISETLTYVTESDDPLLIERPPGGEPIWIPFTFRYNPAHSSCKGSQFVKRTWYRKFVGVVLCNSLRYKIFMGNGLKEPFYSIGDSFGHGEDHCQFVDSYLEGRTGPHNLSLYLPTAQGYYRSYRQEPVNFGPIGRRTQNPFVGWYECGVPIPGKW, from the exons CCTTTAAACCACTGCGTCCACGCAATGTGAAGCTAATGTCGGTGGACAAGGGCTTAAAGTTGACATGGGAGCCACCTAATGAGCTGGATGGTCGGCCAGTGGACCGCTACAATATCGGCTATGGCAAGTCTATGAAATCTCTCCGCTTCATCACGGTGGACAAGGACCGCCGCTCCGTGGTACTAGAGGACGTAG AGCCTGGAGTCCTGCACTTTCTCAAGATAAGTGCTGAGAATGAGGAGGGACTGAGTAAACCAGTCTACAGGGCAGAAACTCCAGGAG GAGGGGAGTGGGTAAAACTAGATGGCTTTGCTGTTGAATCTTCCGTCAATAGCTCCTCACCAG GGAGAAGGATGTCAGAGATATCCACTCAAACGAACCAGAGGCCAGCAGTGCAGCAGAGAGCACCACAGTCCTCTTCAGGCCATGAGGCTCCAAACAGAGGTGGATATCTCCCCATCCGTCCACAATCCAAACACAGACTGGACCTCAGTCAGCCCCAGGCTGACCAACGCAACAAGCCCAAACTCG CATCTGAGTCCGTCTATGTGGTATCACTGCAGGCACAGAACGGCCTACGGAGGATTCCACAAGGCAACAAGGCCGCCATAACCAAAATCCATCCAG AACCTGAGGAGGTGGAAGACGCAAAGGATGTGACCGTAAGAGTTCTGTCTCCACAATCTGTTGTCATCACATGGGTGGACCCACTTGTGGAGAAGCGGAAGAGCATTCCTGAAGGCTCCAG GCATTACACagtgagatacagagagaaaggagaatctGCTCGGTGGGAATATAAGGAGACCACCCAGAGGCGAATGATCATTGAATCGCTTTCTGCAGATGGAATGTATGAGTTCGCTATTCGAATCTCCCAGGGAGAGCAGCAAGGAAAGTGGACTGCATCTGTATTTCAGAGGACTCCTGAAGCAG TTCCCTCTGGACCTCCTGAGAACTTCCAGGTGAAACCACTTAGAGGGAAAGGCACTGCTGTCACAGCAACATGGGATCAGCCTGAAGAGCCCAATGGTAAAATAAGAG AGTATATTCTCTCCTATGCTCCAGCCATGAGACCCTTCGGAGCAAAGTCAGTCACATACCAGGGCACTACCAACTCTGCAACCATAGATGGACTGATTCCAGGGGATCGCTATATCTTTAAAATTCGAGCAGTCAACAGGAAAGGACAAGGACCACAGTCTAAAGCCTTCAGTGTTGCAATGCCTGGCA CTGGCACCTCTGTTTCAAGACCTCTCACTCACTCCAGGCCAACACACGCTAATGTGGAAAAAATAGAAGAGCCTGATACCCAAACCACTACTGCTCCACCTACAACCAAGAAAACGCGCCCCCTCTCACAGACACGATCTTATCATAGCATTTTCTCTATGAGGAGCTCTGTCAGAAATTCAGGTTCCAGTTCAAGGACATCTTCTAGGTTGCCCCAGTCTGGAAGCATCAAAAAGGAATTGGATGAGGAAGAAACAAAGACAGAAACACCAAAAAAAGATGGACATAGAAATGAAGCTGTTGAGGATACTCAGCCAGAAATTACCAACAATGTACCGTCAAAAactgaggaggaaaaaaacaagcaattTTCACCCGAAGCCAAAGAATCTAGTTCCGTTGTCAAAACCCCACAGACGCCGCCGCCAAAAACACCCCCATCCGACTCTCTTTCTAAAAAAACAGACCACCATCCCCATCGCCAGTCTTTTAACTCTCGGATAAGAAGACCACTCTTAGGCAACAGAATTGGTGTTACAGAACATAAATCATCCAGCCCATCTCCTCAAGAACCCAGGTCTGGAACAGACAAAGAGtcttcatcatcctcctcatcaACATCTTCCACTGActtctcttcttcctcctcatcatcaacatcattgTCAGCCTCTTTACCATCGACAACAAGTCATGGGAGTAATACAGGATCAGGATCAACTAGAGGTCAGAGACATCAGATAGGCCAGCAGAAACCAGGTTCACCCTCTTCTACTTCTACATCACAATCCACAACTGCAACAGGATCCCGGACTTCTGGTAAAAGTGATACCCACTCCATAAACAGCCAGGATACAAAAGAAGGCAAAGAAACATCTCATCAAAATAAAGCAGtagagacaaaaaataaagaatcgTCACCATCACCTTCACCTTATCAACCTGTTCAACGTTCCACAACAAATTCCTTCTCACACACAGAAAATACTCCACAAGAAATGGAAAACACAAATAATGAGGACAAACATGAAGTTCAGCCTTCTTCTAGAACAAATGTAGGACGAGGTGCTTTTCAAATGAATAGACATTTCAGAAAAACAGGTAGTAGAAGGCAAGAAGTCAGAACTGCTTCTTCTGTAGGTGCAGGGAGTCCAGTTCTGGGAGGAATTCCAACCCATTCAAGTGTTTCAGGAGCACAGGATAGCAgtcctaaaaaaaaatcaccccCTACAACTAACCCCTCAAAGCATGGCGTGGATCTAACCCCTGCAAAGCCCACTGTGATCGCTAGACAGAGAGTTTTAACCAGTGAACCGACAACCTCAAATGATCCCATTCACAATGAGCATTCAAAGACTAGCAATGACCATGAAGATGATTACCTTAATAAAGAAACTAGTAATAAAAATGCCGCCTTGGATGTTAAGGAGATTCAGCATCCTCTACAGACCTCTAAGGATCGTTCTCAGCCTGCAGCCACTGTTCCCCGCAGAACAGTTTTGAGTTCTAATGTAAATGCTCGTTTTCCTGTTGTAGGGCCACAGGTCTCTGGTAGGTTGGGCACCCCTGCTAAAAAcaactcctcttcttcatccAGTTCAACTTCTTTATCCTCTTCTGCCTCGCAGACAG CTCCAGCTCGTAATCCAGTGGTGGGATCAAGATTACGCTATACAAGCAGATCTAAACCTATTTCACAAGGGAAAATTCCACTCAGCAGTTTCAAACCTAAAG GAAAAAATGGACGGCCAAATCATACATTTACAAATGGCAAAATGTCTTCTACATCACATGATAATACAAAAGCCAGTGGAATCAAATATATCACTGGCCCTGATGGAACCAGATTG GTTGTAGATCTGGATAAGAAGGTCTTAATGAATGAAGATGGGAAGGTTTTGCAGGATTCTATGGGCCGACCCAGGAAAGTAGTTCTTGGAGAAGACGGGAAAACTGTTTTCG ACGAGCAGGGCACTCCGTTAGTAAACCAGGAGGGCGTGGCTCTGTTTGGTCATGGAAGGGACGGTCGGCCTGTGGTTAACCCTAAAGAGAAGTACCTAACTGTGGGAGGGAAACCAGTAGTGGGCCTGGATCGTCCTAAACCCAGTACAACAACTGCAACCACGACAACCACAACTACCACCACGACAGCCACAACTACAACCCCAACTACGACAACTACTCCTGAACCCACCACAACTGAGATGACAACTCTTGAGCCCACAACCACAGAAGCCTTTCCTACCTGCCCCCCTGGGACATTTTCAAGGCTGGATAAGGATGGTTTCCCTATAATGGATAATGATGGCATACTGGACTGCTACTCAGATG AAGCTGGCTCAGGGATTGGACTAGACTCCATGGTTACGATCACCATGGCACCCAGCGATGCTTTTGCTATAGAGGAAG ATGAGTTTTGGATGGAGACCACGGTGTTCCCCTCCACAACTGAGCTGcccactaccaccactaccaccaccaccaccaccaccaccaccaccactcagCCCCCCACTCCTGAGACACGGCAGCTTAACAACACCCCTTCTTCAGAGTTTGATGTGACCGGCAAGAAACGATTCACAG ctCCTTATGTGAACTATATCCAGAAGGACCCTGGTGCTCCGTGCTCCCTGACAGAAGCTCTGGAGTACCTGCAGGTGGATGTCCTGGCTGATCTTATTGAGAAAGACAATATAGTagccaaacaaaaacaaccacccAAGCACAAACCCCATAACATCACAGTGGTCGCCATGGAAGGCTGTcattcatttgtcattttggacTGGGCCCGCCCGCTGAAGGATGACATGGTGTCAG GCTACATGGTGCACAGTGCCTCCTATGACGATGTCCTCAACAACAGATGGTCATCTCGATTGTCATCTGGCACTCACCTACCTGTGGAGAACCTCAAGCCCAACTCCAG GTACTACTTCAGAGTTCAAGCTAAGAACATTTTTGGTCTAGGGCCGATCAGCGAGACGTTAACATACGTTACAGAATCAG ATGACCCCCTTCTCATAGAGAGACCTCCAG GTGGTGAACCTATTTGGATTCCATTCACCTTTAGGTACAACCCCGCCCATAGCTCCTGTAAAGGAAGTCAGTTTGTCAAGCGCACTTGGTACAGGAAGTTTGTGGGCGTGGTTCTCTGCAATTCACTGCGCTACAAGATCTTCATGGGAAATGGTCTAAAAG AACCATTCTACAGCATTGGTGATTCATTTGGCCATGGAGAGGATCACTGTCAATTTGTAGATTCCTATCTAGAAGGAAGGACAGGGCCACACAACCTCTCCCTCTACCTGCCCACAGCTCAAG GTTACTATCGCTCATATAGGCAGGAGCCCGTCAATTTTGGGCCCATTGGCAGACGCACGCAAAATCCTTTCGTGGGCTGGTACGAGTGTGGTGTCCCAATCCCTGGCAAGTGGTAA
- the fndc1 gene encoding fibronectin type III domain-containing protein 1 isoform X1, whose amino-acid sequence MGPAAARALLSLLLTLCALSPPLTAFKPLRPRNVKLMSVDKGLKLTWEPPNELDGRPVDRYNIGYGKSMKSLRFITVDKDRRSVVLEDVEPGVLHFLKISAENEEGLSKPVYRAETPGGGEWVKLDGFAVESSVNSSSPGRRMSEISTQTNQRPAVQQRAPQSSSGHEAPNRGGYLPIRPQSKHRLDLSQPQADQRNKPKLASESVYVVSLQAQNGLRRIPQGNKAAITKIHPEPEEVEDAKDVTVRVLSPQSVVITWVDPLVEKRKSIPEGSRHYTVRYREKGESARWEYKETTQRRMIIESLSADGMYEFAIRISQGEQQGKWTASVFQRTPEAVPSGPPENFQVKPLRGKGTAVTATWDQPEEPNGKIREYILSYAPAMRPFGAKSVTYQGTTNSATIDGLIPGDRYIFKIRAVNRKGQGPQSKAFSVAMPGTGTSVSRPLTHSRPTHANVEKIEEPDTQTTTAPPTTKKTRPLSQTRSYHSIFSMRSSVRNSGSSSRTSSRLPQSGSIKKELDEEETKTETPKKDGHRNEAVEDTQPEITNNVPSKTEEEKNKQFSPEAKESSSVVKTPQTPPPKTPPSDSLSKKTDHHPHRQSFNSRIRRPLLGNRIGVTEHKSSSPSPQEPRSGTDKESSSSSSSTSSTDFSSSSSSSTSLSASLPSTTSHGSNTGSGSTRGQRHQIGQQKPGSPSSTSTSQSTTATGSRTSGKSDTHSINSQDTKEGKETSHQNKAVETKNKESSPSPSPYQPVQRSTTNSFSHTENTPQEMENTNNEDKHEVQPSSRTNVGRGAFQMNRHFRKTGSRRQEVRTASSVGAGSPVLGGIPTHSSVSGAQDSSPKKKSPPTTNPSKHGVDLTPAKPTVIARQRVLTSEPTTSNDPIHNEHSKTSNDHEDDYLNKETSNKNAALDVKEIQHPLQTSKDRSQPAATVPRRTVLSSNVNARFPVVGPQVSGRLGTPAKNNSSSSSSSTSLSSSASQTGISSNDRLTSHIPLRKSPSIEYSNGNLTGSFSAPARNPVVGSRLRYTSRSKPISQGKIPLSSFKPKGKNGRPNHTFTNGKMSSTSHDNTKASGIKYITGPDGTRLVVDLDKKVLMNEDGKVLQDSMGRPRKVVLGEDGKTVFDEQGTPLVNQEGVALFGHGRDGRPVVNPKEKYLTVGGKPVVGLDRPKPSTTTATTTTTTTTTTATTTTPTTTTTPEPTTTEMTTLEPTTTEAFPTCPPGTFSRLDKDGFPIMDNDGILDCYSDEAGSGIGLDSMVTITMAPSDAFAIEEDEFWMETTVFPSTTELPTTTTTTTTTTTTTTTQPPTPETRQLNNTPSSEFDVTGKKRFTAPYVNYIQKDPGAPCSLTEALEYLQVDVLADLIEKDNIVAKQKQPPKHKPHNITVVAMEGCHSFVILDWARPLKDDMVSGYMVHSASYDDVLNNRWSSRLSSGTHLPVENLKPNSRYYFRVQAKNIFGLGPISETLTYVTESDDPLLIERPPGGEPIWIPFTFRYNPAHSSCKGSQFVKRTWYRKFVGVVLCNSLRYKIFMGNGLKEPFYSIGDSFGHGEDHCQFVDSYLEGRTGPHNLSLYLPTAQGYYRSYRQEPVNFGPIGRRTQNPFVGWYECGVPIPGKW is encoded by the exons CCTTTAAACCACTGCGTCCACGCAATGTGAAGCTAATGTCGGTGGACAAGGGCTTAAAGTTGACATGGGAGCCACCTAATGAGCTGGATGGTCGGCCAGTGGACCGCTACAATATCGGCTATGGCAAGTCTATGAAATCTCTCCGCTTCATCACGGTGGACAAGGACCGCCGCTCCGTGGTACTAGAGGACGTAG AGCCTGGAGTCCTGCACTTTCTCAAGATAAGTGCTGAGAATGAGGAGGGACTGAGTAAACCAGTCTACAGGGCAGAAACTCCAGGAG GAGGGGAGTGGGTAAAACTAGATGGCTTTGCTGTTGAATCTTCCGTCAATAGCTCCTCACCAG GGAGAAGGATGTCAGAGATATCCACTCAAACGAACCAGAGGCCAGCAGTGCAGCAGAGAGCACCACAGTCCTCTTCAGGCCATGAGGCTCCAAACAGAGGTGGATATCTCCCCATCCGTCCACAATCCAAACACAGACTGGACCTCAGTCAGCCCCAGGCTGACCAACGCAACAAGCCCAAACTCG CATCTGAGTCCGTCTATGTGGTATCACTGCAGGCACAGAACGGCCTACGGAGGATTCCACAAGGCAACAAGGCCGCCATAACCAAAATCCATCCAG AACCTGAGGAGGTGGAAGACGCAAAGGATGTGACCGTAAGAGTTCTGTCTCCACAATCTGTTGTCATCACATGGGTGGACCCACTTGTGGAGAAGCGGAAGAGCATTCCTGAAGGCTCCAG GCATTACACagtgagatacagagagaaaggagaatctGCTCGGTGGGAATATAAGGAGACCACCCAGAGGCGAATGATCATTGAATCGCTTTCTGCAGATGGAATGTATGAGTTCGCTATTCGAATCTCCCAGGGAGAGCAGCAAGGAAAGTGGACTGCATCTGTATTTCAGAGGACTCCTGAAGCAG TTCCCTCTGGACCTCCTGAGAACTTCCAGGTGAAACCACTTAGAGGGAAAGGCACTGCTGTCACAGCAACATGGGATCAGCCTGAAGAGCCCAATGGTAAAATAAGAG AGTATATTCTCTCCTATGCTCCAGCCATGAGACCCTTCGGAGCAAAGTCAGTCACATACCAGGGCACTACCAACTCTGCAACCATAGATGGACTGATTCCAGGGGATCGCTATATCTTTAAAATTCGAGCAGTCAACAGGAAAGGACAAGGACCACAGTCTAAAGCCTTCAGTGTTGCAATGCCTGGCA CTGGCACCTCTGTTTCAAGACCTCTCACTCACTCCAGGCCAACACACGCTAATGTGGAAAAAATAGAAGAGCCTGATACCCAAACCACTACTGCTCCACCTACAACCAAGAAAACGCGCCCCCTCTCACAGACACGATCTTATCATAGCATTTTCTCTATGAGGAGCTCTGTCAGAAATTCAGGTTCCAGTTCAAGGACATCTTCTAGGTTGCCCCAGTCTGGAAGCATCAAAAAGGAATTGGATGAGGAAGAAACAAAGACAGAAACACCAAAAAAAGATGGACATAGAAATGAAGCTGTTGAGGATACTCAGCCAGAAATTACCAACAATGTACCGTCAAAAactgaggaggaaaaaaacaagcaattTTCACCCGAAGCCAAAGAATCTAGTTCCGTTGTCAAAACCCCACAGACGCCGCCGCCAAAAACACCCCCATCCGACTCTCTTTCTAAAAAAACAGACCACCATCCCCATCGCCAGTCTTTTAACTCTCGGATAAGAAGACCACTCTTAGGCAACAGAATTGGTGTTACAGAACATAAATCATCCAGCCCATCTCCTCAAGAACCCAGGTCTGGAACAGACAAAGAGtcttcatcatcctcctcatcaACATCTTCCACTGActtctcttcttcctcctcatcatcaacatcattgTCAGCCTCTTTACCATCGACAACAAGTCATGGGAGTAATACAGGATCAGGATCAACTAGAGGTCAGAGACATCAGATAGGCCAGCAGAAACCAGGTTCACCCTCTTCTACTTCTACATCACAATCCACAACTGCAACAGGATCCCGGACTTCTGGTAAAAGTGATACCCACTCCATAAACAGCCAGGATACAAAAGAAGGCAAAGAAACATCTCATCAAAATAAAGCAGtagagacaaaaaataaagaatcgTCACCATCACCTTCACCTTATCAACCTGTTCAACGTTCCACAACAAATTCCTTCTCACACACAGAAAATACTCCACAAGAAATGGAAAACACAAATAATGAGGACAAACATGAAGTTCAGCCTTCTTCTAGAACAAATGTAGGACGAGGTGCTTTTCAAATGAATAGACATTTCAGAAAAACAGGTAGTAGAAGGCAAGAAGTCAGAACTGCTTCTTCTGTAGGTGCAGGGAGTCCAGTTCTGGGAGGAATTCCAACCCATTCAAGTGTTTCAGGAGCACAGGATAGCAgtcctaaaaaaaaatcaccccCTACAACTAACCCCTCAAAGCATGGCGTGGATCTAACCCCTGCAAAGCCCACTGTGATCGCTAGACAGAGAGTTTTAACCAGTGAACCGACAACCTCAAATGATCCCATTCACAATGAGCATTCAAAGACTAGCAATGACCATGAAGATGATTACCTTAATAAAGAAACTAGTAATAAAAATGCCGCCTTGGATGTTAAGGAGATTCAGCATCCTCTACAGACCTCTAAGGATCGTTCTCAGCCTGCAGCCACTGTTCCCCGCAGAACAGTTTTGAGTTCTAATGTAAATGCTCGTTTTCCTGTTGTAGGGCCACAGGTCTCTGGTAGGTTGGGCACCCCTGCTAAAAAcaactcctcttcttcatccAGTTCAACTTCTTTATCCTCTTCTGCCTCGCAGACAGGTATTAGCAGCAATGATAGATTAACCAGTCACATTCCCTTGAGGAAATCACCCTCAATTGAATACTCAAATGGCAATTTGACTGGTTCCTTCTCAGCTCCAGCTCGTAATCCAGTGGTGGGATCAAGATTACGCTATACAAGCAGATCTAAACCTATTTCACAAGGGAAAATTCCACTCAGCAGTTTCAAACCTAAAG GAAAAAATGGACGGCCAAATCATACATTTACAAATGGCAAAATGTCTTCTACATCACATGATAATACAAAAGCCAGTGGAATCAAATATATCACTGGCCCTGATGGAACCAGATTG GTTGTAGATCTGGATAAGAAGGTCTTAATGAATGAAGATGGGAAGGTTTTGCAGGATTCTATGGGCCGACCCAGGAAAGTAGTTCTTGGAGAAGACGGGAAAACTGTTTTCG ACGAGCAGGGCACTCCGTTAGTAAACCAGGAGGGCGTGGCTCTGTTTGGTCATGGAAGGGACGGTCGGCCTGTGGTTAACCCTAAAGAGAAGTACCTAACTGTGGGAGGGAAACCAGTAGTGGGCCTGGATCGTCCTAAACCCAGTACAACAACTGCAACCACGACAACCACAACTACCACCACGACAGCCACAACTACAACCCCAACTACGACAACTACTCCTGAACCCACCACAACTGAGATGACAACTCTTGAGCCCACAACCACAGAAGCCTTTCCTACCTGCCCCCCTGGGACATTTTCAAGGCTGGATAAGGATGGTTTCCCTATAATGGATAATGATGGCATACTGGACTGCTACTCAGATG AAGCTGGCTCAGGGATTGGACTAGACTCCATGGTTACGATCACCATGGCACCCAGCGATGCTTTTGCTATAGAGGAAG ATGAGTTTTGGATGGAGACCACGGTGTTCCCCTCCACAACTGAGCTGcccactaccaccactaccaccaccaccaccaccaccaccaccaccactcagCCCCCCACTCCTGAGACACGGCAGCTTAACAACACCCCTTCTTCAGAGTTTGATGTGACCGGCAAGAAACGATTCACAG ctCCTTATGTGAACTATATCCAGAAGGACCCTGGTGCTCCGTGCTCCCTGACAGAAGCTCTGGAGTACCTGCAGGTGGATGTCCTGGCTGATCTTATTGAGAAAGACAATATAGTagccaaacaaaaacaaccacccAAGCACAAACCCCATAACATCACAGTGGTCGCCATGGAAGGCTGTcattcatttgtcattttggacTGGGCCCGCCCGCTGAAGGATGACATGGTGTCAG GCTACATGGTGCACAGTGCCTCCTATGACGATGTCCTCAACAACAGATGGTCATCTCGATTGTCATCTGGCACTCACCTACCTGTGGAGAACCTCAAGCCCAACTCCAG GTACTACTTCAGAGTTCAAGCTAAGAACATTTTTGGTCTAGGGCCGATCAGCGAGACGTTAACATACGTTACAGAATCAG ATGACCCCCTTCTCATAGAGAGACCTCCAG GTGGTGAACCTATTTGGATTCCATTCACCTTTAGGTACAACCCCGCCCATAGCTCCTGTAAAGGAAGTCAGTTTGTCAAGCGCACTTGGTACAGGAAGTTTGTGGGCGTGGTTCTCTGCAATTCACTGCGCTACAAGATCTTCATGGGAAATGGTCTAAAAG AACCATTCTACAGCATTGGTGATTCATTTGGCCATGGAGAGGATCACTGTCAATTTGTAGATTCCTATCTAGAAGGAAGGACAGGGCCACACAACCTCTCCCTCTACCTGCCCACAGCTCAAG GTTACTATCGCTCATATAGGCAGGAGCCCGTCAATTTTGGGCCCATTGGCAGACGCACGCAAAATCCTTTCGTGGGCTGGTACGAGTGTGGTGTCCCAATCCCTGGCAAGTGGTAA